GCCTGAAGAATTATTGCAAAAAGCGGTATATGATGAATTTCACCCACATAGGAAAATGGCAAAGGAAATGGGTATCGACACCTATCGGATGGAAAACCGGATATCATACGCACTATTCAGAAGGCCGAATATCGACTGCTACGGAACCGAAATGGTGACCGAGTACATGGATAACAATCAATCATTTAATGAATTTGAACAAACCGTGAAGGCGTTGGGATACGGTGAACGAAAGCTACAAGCCTTTATGGAAATCTTTGATAACGTCTTAGGAGCGGCTCATGAGCCCTTGGTGATGCTTGATTCTGATTTGAAGGTTGTAAAGGCCAATCATTCCTTTTACCGGACCTTCAAGGTTACGCCGGAGGGAACAGAAGGGGTATTAATTTATGATCTTGGCAACGGGCAATGGAATATCCCAAAGCTTAGAGAATTACTTGAAGATATCCTTCCCCACAATTCCACATTCAATGACTTTGAGGTGCAACATGACTTTGAGACCATTGGCCGAAAGATAATGCATCTGAACGCCCGGCGGATACACGGTGAGGCAAAGCAAAGCCAAATGATTCTCCTGGCCATCGAGGATGTGACCGAGCGTGAATATTACAAAAGACATCTTGAGAAACTTGTTGAAAAGCGGACGGCAGAAATCAGGATGGCAAAAGAAGAGGCGGAAAAGAGCAAACAAATTGCCGAATCCGCACTTTTCGAAATAAAGAGGTTAAAGGAGCAACTTGAAGCTGAGAGGGCGTATCTACAGGAAGAAATCAAGCTTGAATACAACCATGAGAACATCATCGGCCAAAGTGACGCAATCAAATACGTATTTTTCAAGGTTGAGCAAATAGCCACTACTGATACCAATGTGCTGGTTCTCGGCGAGACCGGAACCGGAAAAGAGCTGGTCGCCCGGGCCATTCACGGTTTAAGCTTGCGCAAAGAGCGAGCCCTGGTAAAAGTGGATTGCGCTGCATTGCCTTCAAACCTTATTGAAAGCGAACTGTTTGGTCATGAAAGAGGGGCTTTCACCGGCGCCCATTCCAGACATCTGGGACGGTTTGAGGTCGCCGACGGTGCCACCCTTTTTCTTGATGAAATTGGCGAACTGCCGCTGGAATTGCAATCCAAGCTGCTCAGGGTCGTACAGGACGGCGAGTTTGAACGCCTGGGCAGCTCCCGTACGATCAAGGTCGATGTGCGGATTATTGCGGCCACAAATCGCAATCTGGAAGAGGAGGTCCGTAAGGGCCGGTTCCGTGATGACCTCTGGTACCGTTTAAATATTTTCCCTATCACCATGCCGCCGCTCCGCGATCGGTTGGATGACATTCCGCTTCTTGTGGACTTTTACGTCAAAAAGATCTCCAGGCGAATGGGCAAGTCCATTGAGATCATTCCGACGAGAGTTATGAATGCCTTGCAGAACTATCACTGGCCCGGCAATGTCCGGGAATTGGAAAACGTCCTCGAACGTGCGGTGATTAACTCCTCGGGGCCCAAGCTGCGCCTAGTGGATGAACTGAAGACTCGGCAGAATGATATATCCTGTGCGAAAAAAACCCTCGAAGCGGTTGAGCGCGAACATATTTTGCGGATCCTCGAACAAACTCAATGGAAAGTGGGCGGAAAAAACGGGGCGGCCGAGATCCTCGGGCTCAACCGCAGCACGTTGCGGGCTCGGATGCGAAAACTCGGTATCCTCAAGCCATAAAGCCCGGGGATTCTCCTTTTCCATATGATCAATCTTCAAGTCATTCTCAGTTGGATCACACACCCTCTCCAGTCATCACTCCCTTGACCTCAACCAGGCCAGGGCCGTGGCCATATTTGACCATTTGCCATATATGACCACTGTTTCACATCAGCCCGGCCCTCCTCTGCCAACCTTTCGATATTTAACAGTCGTTGACAAATCAATATGTTGAGCCATTCGACA
This region of Deltaproteobacteria bacterium genomic DNA includes:
- a CDS encoding sigma 54-interacting transcriptional regulator, coding for MDNNQSFNEFEQTVKALGYGERKLQAFMEIFDNVLGAAHEPLVMLDSDLKVVKANHSFYRTFKVTPEGTEGVLIYDLGNGQWNIPKLRELLEDILPHNSTFNDFEVQHDFETIGRKIMHLNARRIHGEAKQSQMILLAIEDVTEREYYKRHLEKLVEKRTAEIRMAKEEAEKSKQIAESALFEIKRLKEQLEAERAYLQEEIKLEYNHENIIGQSDAIKYVFFKVEQIATTDTNVLVLGETGTGKELVARAIHGLSLRKERALVKVDCAALPSNLIESELFGHERGAFTGAHSRHLGRFEVADGATLFLDEIGELPLELQSKLLRVVQDGEFERLGSSRTIKVDVRIIAATNRNLEEEVRKGRFRDDLWYRLNIFPITMPPLRDRLDDIPLLVDFYVKKISRRMGKSIEIIPTRVMNALQNYHWPGNVRELENVLERAVINSSGPKLRLVDELKTRQNDISCAKKTLEAVEREHILRILEQTQWKVGGKNGAAEILGLNRSTLRARMRKLGILKP